The stretch of DNA CTAagcctcctcctcctcctcctcagcTTGAGCCATCATAATCAACCATGATGCTAGAGGTTGTGCTCCAAGAAATGCAACAACAGAATGTTGCATTGGTGCAACAGAACACCATAGCTCTACAGAATCTGGAAGCCGCAAGGGTGTCAGCTGAGAATACAACAGTGTCATCTGAAGACACTCAAAGGCCGTTCGTATACGTGTTGACCAGTGGAAGGTCAATGGAAACCCCTCTTCTTATGCTATTCCAACTCAAGAGTGGAGCTTGGAGAGCTTCCTCCAACATCATCTAGCCAGGTTCAATGGCAAATGCAACCCTGATGAGGCCGACCACTGGTTCAAGGACATGGAAAGGATATATGAAGCTAAGAGATGTCCGGATGAGAACAAGTTGGCCTATACTCAGTACTTGTTAACAGGAGAAGCTGGCCACTAGTGGAGCAGCATGAAGATGATCCTGGAGAAGAGTAGGACTCCTATTACTTGTGAGTTGTTCAAGACAAATTTTCACACCGAGTATTTCCCAGACAGTGTACGTTTTGCAAAAAAGGTGGAATTTCTAGAGTTAGTGCAGGGCAACAGGTCAGTGTCAGAGTATGCAGATCGTTTAAAACACTTGCTTTGCTTCAACACCATGGTTGTAGATGAAGAATGACAATGCAGGAAATTTGAGAATGGTTTGAGGGGGATATAAAGCTGCTAGTGAAAGGGTTGCACATAAGGGAGTTCCCTGCTTTGGTGGAGATGGCTCGTAAGATGGAAAAGACCAAGAAAGAAGTAGAAGGACCTTAGAGTCATCAGAGCCAACCACTGAGGGTTAGGGTACCAACAGTGTCTAGGAGGACCCCTTTTTCTAGACCTACTTCTTTGGGGTCAAGGGGTTCTTCCTCTCAGTCGTCTGTGCAGCAGGGGAAGTCTAGTTTTGCTAGCCCCGTGAGGTGCTTTGTATGTGGAGGGCCACACCTTCAGGCTGTTTGCCCTCAACTGGTGGGATTCAAGAGGTGCAACATCTGTAGGCGAGATGACCATTATGCCAGAGACTGTCCTACAGCCAGGAGGACAGGACCATAGTCACATCATGCTGGGAGATCCTTCCAGAGGGGTGGTGTTAGGCCACAAGCAGCAGGGATAGCATACGCGTTGACTGAAGCTGAGGCAGCCAATACAGGTAACCTCATTGTTAGcagttgtttgttgtttggagCTTTTTGCATGGCATTATTTGATACGGCGGCGACACATTCCTTTGTGTCTGAGGCATGTGTGGAGAGGCTGGCTTTGGTAGTCAGAGAGCTTCAGTGTGATCTAGTGGTGTCTACACCAGTAGTTAGGACGTCCATGGTGTGTTCCAGATGTCCTATTGAGGTTGAGGAGCATAGGTTCAGAGTGAACCTTAATTGTTTACCTTTACAGGTGCTAGAGGTAATTCTAGAAATGGATTGGTTAGCTGCCAATCGTATTCTCTTAGACTGCGGTGGAAAGTAGCTGATATTTCCCAATGAAGATAAAGACATGTCCTTATCGATTGGTGTGTTGAGACAGGACATCATGGAAGGCATTAGCTGTTTCTTGATAATGTCTCAAATGGACGGGGTTCAAGACTTAGACCCTCTTGTTCACAAGGCTGCAGATCTTTTGGTTGCAAATGATTTTCTTGACGTCTTTCCTGAAGAGGTCCCTGACTTACCTCCTCAGCGAGAGGTAGAGCTCATCAACCTCATagtcatcaacatacctatcatcaacataatcatcaacaacagaatcaatcttaggtatgtttacctccacttccctgaagatttgaagagtggtggaaggtgaagctggtctacctatctcaaaagtggtgcttatatctgcctggtcctccaattcttcatcagtctcctcaggtgcaagagtggggacatgggagggtgggaaagtaggtggcacaatagtAAGCTCaggactctgctccccatctcctatgtggatggcatcaacatcatctggaagctgaatagcctgaaatggtgattcctcttaaacataagactgttcctcagtgagttgagtggccatctgccccatctgatcaatCAAACTCCGAATGGAAActctggtctcctgctgaaactccatgttctcttgctggaactgaatgttcaaaatagtcatctgctccaataactccttcaatgtaggctcagaagtagtggaaagatgaggagttgcttgagcaggctcatgaaactacaACTATTGTGGTTCCTGGATAgggggaggcatacaagcactctggaatggtggttcttgatattgaagttgtgaagtaccataccatcccagtttaggatcattccacccaggatcgttgctatatgaatcaaaatgatgctgagtacggcggaatctttccaaaaaccgatgcttaagatcttcccaattggccttgAATTCTGGAGGAAGATAATAAAGCCATTCCCATGCCGCTTGTTCTACTGAATGCAAAaatgcctttaagaaaatgCGATCATCCGGGGCATATGGAGGTTTCAGTTCAGAGCATATGCGTTGGAAcctctccaaatgtctatgtgggcattcacctcaGAATGCAATGAACACCATCCTCACTAAGTGAAGctggctcccaaagagcactctcaagaatagAGGGATGAGTGATGAGTCaacattttcttgacttcacttagtttattgtgcttaaattaatcagggaattgtgcttaaatgtccagtattttcccgttttcgctaatagtgcttaatttgaccggaaattctaattttaattaatttgaatattctgagctaattatttgcatttttaactacagggaaaattttggagatatattttggagcattaggatggacaccaaataaattaaagactctcACTTGGNcattttaaatttaattatgttgtaacttagtagtatagaatatttttaattaaacttgtaagcattgggccaatttttgtcaaaatagtttgagcccaaTTAGAAAACNTGACATGGCACCTAGGNTTTTGCAAAGAAGGTGGACCNCACCTCATTTTAGAGGACACATGTCCTAGGGATTGCAAGGCAGCCGTCACATNGCATTACTCACTCACTCTCNGTATTATTCATTTGGACAAAAGGGGCTGCAACGTTTATATACTGGGCTGGAACNTTTGAGAGGGGACCNTTTTTCTNTGAACATTTAGAGAACCACCAATGGAAGGCTATGGGTGAACGTTGCATTCATtagttccttttctttttttttggagaGCACACGCGCAGACTTCATTCACNGGTGctgaaacattttcttttagtttttatggAATGAAATGCTGATACTGGGTGATTGATATCTTTCTTTTAACTACTGNTGCTTTATGTTTGCTTTCAATTAGGAAAATGCTGATtccattttaaaattgttatttgcTTTTCAATTAGAGATATNGGTTGTTCTGCAGAGTTGGAATTGGATGCAGAAATGGAAGTGGTTGGCAGCGGAGTGAGTTTGTAGTGGCTAGGTGAAATGGAGGATAGCTTGAAGAGGTGGTTTACAACTCAGANGGCTCCCTCANNaggaagaaagttgcaatggagaaaCAAGCTTTGAAGTGACTCTCGGAAGTAAGGAAACAACTATgcatttcagcagagtttctttaatttcatcCAAAAGTGAATAAATGGGTAGCCAAGGTGAGTTATATAGACTCCTCAACCTTTAGCTTGGTGATGAAAACGTGTTCAGCCAATATGAATCACGTTTCCTAACTCTAagacatgtgctaaatgtgctagCTTCTAGAATCTATATGGAGTACacgtttatttcaatttctaaaataagaaagttcTCGGTGCACCCCCTATCAAGCTAATCTCACCCCTGCATGTGCATAAAGGTCtcttttacccctctccatgtttttggggttgttctttatttggtgaGCTTAGGCCTCGCttatcatcccctcccccttgaaaaggatttgtcctcaaatctgatggttcacctgaggacttatttttgtagacTTCACTAGAATTCCGCCAGGGTCAAATATCCACCTGCaataagcattaaacatattactaattagttttctatgactccagagaatatataaaagaacatgtttagaagaaggtttcttaattttaaaatgttcaagtttaatactatgaagaaacctttcttttgaatttttatttgtttcttgagttagtggtacccataaaagtaaccctaacccaagttgtgaattgccatgtattgaaggttttatttttaaagatcgCATGGCAAATTCTTGGAGAGAAAAGTGATATTTTGGactttcaaaataaatgaagaaaagtgagaggATAGTaaacctccccttaatagttttgattccattgttgttggagGAGATATTGCTCTTAGTTGCTTTTGTtcactttcttccacttcttttctttcaatttcttctttgtcttctctttctttttcttttattctctcttcctcttttcttctctcttcttctctatcttcttcctctctttttcttctgtcttcttctatctcttcctctctttttcttctctctaattctagtcttctttgattttcttctttcaactttctttctttttctttttcatccctTTCCTTGTTAAGGcgcatttgtgcttgatcctccGCTACTTGTGATGATGAGAGAGGATGAAGCACAAATTTTTTCTCATGATGATGCACAGTTATGGTATTGGTAAGAccattatgaattgttttatgatcaaattgccatggtcttcccaataacacatgacaaATTTCCATTGGAACTACATCacataaaactttgtttttaaaatttccaaTGGAAATTGTTACTGTGACTTGATCCTTGACTGTGATATTCCCATCTTTATTGATCCAATCtattttataaggtttaggATGGGGTTGTACAGcaagatttaatttttcaactaatCTAGTGCTACAGCAGTTAGAGCATgaaccactatcaacaatgagagaacaagtGTTACTTTGAATTTGACATCTTGTGTGAAAGAGAGTCTCTCTTTGTGATAGTTGTTCTACACTGGATTGGTTGTCAAATACTTTTTTGATCATGAGCAGTTGTCCTTCACAAGGATAGACTTCCTCAAtagtggatttttcttgatCACTCTCATTCTCACTACTGGAGGATTCACTACTATAACTGTCAATGCCCCTCAATATGATAGTTCTTTTGGTGGGACAATGTGCAGCTATATGTCCTCTTCCTAGGCATTTAAAACACTTGATCTCACTGGTGCGAGTGTGTGAAGAGGATTCTTGTTTTGGTTTCTCATCAATTTTGGCTAGAGGATTGAAaggctccttttcttttagactttttctttcaaaagaagGTTGAACTTGAGCTCTCTTAAGAGAggtttttctcaaattttgttgcTCTACCTTGATACACATTTGGACAAGATTATCCAAATCTATATAAGGTAGTAATTCAACCTTATATCTGATTTCATAATTAAGCCCACTCAAAAATCTAGCCATTGTGAGTTCATCTGTTTCCTCAATTCTTGCCCTCATCatatacaactccatcttttgtctatattgTTCTACAGACATAGAATTTTGTTGTAGTCTTTGGAGTTTATCCATAAGCTCTCTATGGTAATATGATGGAATATGTCTCCTCCTAAGGGCAGTGATCAAGTCATTCCAATATTGTATTGGAGGATTTTGGTGACGCCTTCTTTCTTCCACTatggcagtccaccaatacatggcatacccttgaaagcttaGGGTAGCTAGAGGAACCTTCCTTTCTTCACTAACTTGGTGGCAAGCAAAAAGTTGCTCCACCTTCATTTGCCAATCTAAGAAGGCCTCTACATCATCCTTTCCATGGNTAACTTGGTGGCAAGCAAAAAGTTGCTCCACCTTCATTTGCCAATCTAAGAAGGCCTCTACATCATCCTTTCCATGGAAATGAGGCAAGTTAATATTGACTTCTCTAGGGGGAGGAGGTTCTTGAGTTTCCCTCCTATGTCTTCTAAAAGAATAGTCCCCATCATAGTCCCCCATTCTAAAATTCTCTACCTCATGGTGAGAATCTCCACTTCTACTTCCCCTCATTCTTCCTTGCTCATCTCTCATGACTCTCAACTCATCTTGAATTATGGTGATTTGTCTTTCCCTATCTTGTTGAGCATAATCCATCTTTCTTTCAGTGTCAATTCTCCATTGAGTTAGCTCTCtaagttgttttgaaatatctttgagAGTAACTTGTTCCTCAGAATCACTAACTCTTGGAGAATGATGCTTTGACATTTTGTGattctaaaagttttcttatgTTACAACTTACTTAGATTTCACCCAAGAACAAattccaggtaagagaggtgaaccactagggttgcttaagtaccaagccttttcCTTGCCAAAAATGTTCTAGGCTACTTACTTAGTGGTTGTTACTCCAAGATTACTTCTAAGatcacaaaagaagactcaagagcaaagcaaaaataaagtaaacaacAAATTTGGGACTCTAAGGCCGGACTCTAAGCGGGTTACCTAGAcgcaaaagtaaaaacaaatgaCAAATGGAAAAGCTTAAAGACAATGGAAATgtaaaggtgaggtctcctaggtgaggcttagactttggatctaagacacactcacctaCTACCAATTTTTTAGGTTATGAGACTTTAAGTCAAGTtagcaaatgagggaagaacactTAGGAGCTCTCCCACTTCACTTGCTTGAAATGGCCCTTTACAAACTAAGAACAAATGAGCTTTTACAAGAAAGAACTATatgaaatggaaagaaaatgaattaacAAAAGGAGTAATTGATGTGTGCAGCTCTAGCTTCTCAGAAACAGTAGGTGAATTGAGTTAATTCACACTACACTCTCAGCTGCAAGTGATTGCACTCTGCACAGAATGTTGCTGCACTCAACAGAAAATCTGCTGCTGCATAATCCAGAAACTGCTGCTGCTGTTTTGGAGCACGTTTTTACTGATCCAAGAGCCAACTTCAATCACTTTTTCTCAACAATTGAACCTCCTTTAATGCTTCCTAGTGTAGTGAGCAATCTGAGCTGTATCACACCTAATCAGCCAAGCATGTTAGCACTGTAGATTGACTCATTGCTGCCAGAAAAATCACACCCAAACCTAGCACATCACagaccttttatcaaacaggttgTGTGCAAGAGTTCCAACAAtttaaaatcaagcaattaatcGGTTAACAACAAAGGAAGCACTTCAAAATGAACTTAAGAAGGGCTCTAGAGTAGAttagaaacacaaaaaaaaaaaccagaaCTGTAAAATGACTTCGAATTAGCTATTCAATGCAATGGACCCAAACTGTTTGTGAAAATGCCACTGAGAACGGCTATTTCTGATGCAGAAAATTTGAGTTAAGTCTGCTGATCAATGTTCAATTCGGATGTATTGGTTCCTGCAGCCTTTTACTatgctttcatttcttttgcatattcaaatatattgttttggAACCGAGGCTCTTACTACATCCTCAATTCATCCAATCAGGCAAttacaattttaagaaaaattgaaacaaatctGGGTGCACTGCAGTGTTATGGCTTTTGACTCAAACTTCAGCAAGTCATATATGCAAAATTGGCAGAACAACAATTGGCCAAGTCAAACAGTTTCAGACATATTTGAATGGTTAAATCAGACTTGTTTGACTTCAATTACTTCCAAAATTCCAAGTATATCAGATTTGGACCATATCAGTTCTGCTATCAGCACTTTTAAGCAACTAGACTAGCCAAATTTTGCAATCACAGCTAATTCAAATTGAACACAATGAAACTGAATTTAAAACAGTCAAAGAAATTTGCTCCAAATGGCAGAAAACATTGTAGAAGATTGGCAATGATCTAAATGctcaatcaaagtaaaaaacAGAATTGGACTCCAACACATATGGCAGATCGGTTTATTGCCTCTAACAACTGCAAATTGGACTTCCAGCAGTGTGACCAGATTGAATTCAAGGCAAACTCATGCTCAGTCAATATGCATACTGGTTCAGCTCCAATTAAACATGCTTTAAGAAACAAACAGCAGAGTAATTTCAAACTTTGCCAATGCAACAGTAATACCTACTGCTGAAACAAACTTTCTAGAAATAGAAATGTAACATCAAAACACAGATCTGAGATGGATGGCACAAATTAAACACCTGAGCTCCTCATAGAATCGGTCATTGCTCTTAATCGGTGCAATACAAATCCATTTTACTCTAATCTCAGCTAGGAAAAACTTGGTTTCAAACCAGATTTGATGACAGAAAAGCAAAGTTAACTGGACATGACCGAGACATACATTTAGATgctcaaactaaaaaaactcaaaaaagaaACAAGGATTAACCGAATGAAAATGCAAATGACTTAAGCAAAACATAGCTGGCACAGAAAAAGACTCAAACAGAAcctaaatcaaaatcaaatgacTGTAACAGAGATGAAAACAGAATCAAGACAGTTTGGAAATTGAATGATAGTTTGGAAGTAAGAAATGGGCTTATCTCACGGTTCTAGCTTaaaccttgctctgaataccacttgatacatcaaGGATTGATGTAGTGATGTAGATCCGTGAGACTAGAGAGGAGAAGATGCATGGCAGCGGTTGCaatccaatggaacagtaccaGCAAGGGACTTCCGTTCCAGATCTGGTTGTTCTGCAGAGTTGGAATTGGATGCAGAAATGGAAGTGGTTGGCAGCGGAGTGAGTTTGTAGTGGCTAGGTGAAATGGAGGATAGCTTGAANNNNNNNNNNNNNNNNNNNNNNNNNNNNNNNNNNNNNNNNNNNNNNNNNNNNNNNNNNNNNNNNNNNNNNNNNNNNNNNNNNNNNNNNNNNNNNNNNNNNNNNNNNNNNNNNNNNNNNNNNNNNNNNNNNNNNNNNNNNNNNNNNNNNNNNNNNNNNNNNNNNNNNNNNNNNNNNNNNNNNNNNNNNNNNNNNNNNNNNNNNNNNNNNNNNNNNNNNNNNNNNNNNNNNNNNNNNNNNNNNNNNNNNNNNNNNNNNNNNNNNNNNNNNNNNNNNNNNNNNNNNNNNNNNNNNNNNNNNNNNNNNNNNNNNNNNNNNNNNNNNNNNNNNNNNNNNNNNNNNNNNNNNNNNNNNNNNNNNNNNNNNNNNNNNNNNNNNNNNNNNNNNNNNNNNNNNNNNNNNNNNNNNNNNNNNNNNNNNNNNNNNNNNNNNNNNNNNNNNNNNNNNNNNNNNNNNNNNNNNNNNNNNNNNNNNNNNNNNNNNNNNNNNNNNNNNNNNNNNNNNNNNNNNNNNNNNNNNNNNNNNNNNNNNNNNNNNNNNNNNNNNNNNNNNNNNNNNNNNNNNNNNNNNNNNNNNNNNNNNNNNNNNNNNNNNNNNNNNNNNNNNNNNNNNNNNNNNNNNNNNNNNNNNNNNNNNNNNNNNNNNNNNNNNNNNNNNNNNNNNNNNNNNNNNNNNNNNNNNNNNNNNNNNNNNNNNNNNNNNNNNNNNNNNNNNNNNNNNNNNNNNNNNNNNNNNNNNNNNNNNNNNNNNNNNNNNNNNNNNNNNNNNNNNNNNNNNNNNNNNNNNNNNNNNNNNNNNNNNNNNNNNNNNNNNNNNNNNNNNNNNNNNNNNNNNNNNNNNNNNNNNNNNNNNNNNNNNNNNNNNNNNNNNNNNNNNNNNNNNNNNNNNNNNNNNNNNNNNNNNNNNNNNNNNNNNNNNNNNNNNNNNNNNNNNNNNNNNNNNNNNNNNNNNNNNNNNNNNNNNNNNNNNNNNNNNNNNNNNNNNNNNNNNNNNNNNNNNNNNNNNNNNNNNNNNNNNNNNNNNNNNNNNNNNNNNNNNNNNNNNNNNNNNNNNNNNNNNNNNNNNNNNNNNNNNNNNNNNNNNNNNNNNNNNNNNNNNNNNNNNNNNNNNNNNNNNNNNNNNNNNNNNNNNNNNNNNNNNNNNNNNNNNNNNNNNNNNNNNNNNNNNNNNNNNNNNNNNNNNNNNNNNNNNNNNNNNNNNNNNNNNNNNNNNNNNNNNNNNNNNNNNNNNNNNNNNNNNNNNNNNNNNNNNNNNNNNNNNNNNNNNNNNNNNNNNNNNNNNNNNNNNNNNNNNNNNNNNNNNNNNNNNNNNNNNNNNNNNNNNNNNNNNNNNNNN from Vigna radiata var. radiata cultivar VC1973A unplaced genomic scaffold, Vradiata_ver6 scaffold_265, whole genome shotgun sequence encodes:
- the LOC106755152 gene encoding uncharacterized protein LOC106755152, producing MALFDTAATHSFVSEACVERLALVVRELQCDLVVSTPVVRTSMVCSRCPIEVEEHRFRVNLNCLPLQVLEDIMEGISCFLIMSQMDGVQDLDPLVHKAADLLVANDFLDVFPEEVPDLPPQREENADSILKLLFAFQLEIXVVLQSWNWMQKWKWLAAE